The following proteins are encoded in a genomic region of Arcobacter cloacae:
- a CDS encoding YgaP family membrane protein, which produces MNKFDKFRNFCRPFRIVIGLVLIAIGFFTGNAWFYLGVIPLIAGLADFCPVCIISKKCTPKTKA; this is translated from the coding sequence ATGAATAAATTTGATAAATTTAGAAACTTTTGTAGACCGTTTAGAATCGTAATAGGTTTAGTTTTAATAGCTATTGGATTTTTTACTGGAAACGCTTGGTTTTATTTAGGAGTTATTCCTTTAATAGCTGGTCTAGCAGACTTTTGTCCTGTTTGTATTATTAGTAAAAAGTGTACTCCT
- a CDS encoding alpha/beta fold hydrolase: MKEKIYFIPGLMTDERLWKRVIPLLENDYEIVHVPIPRSEDFDEIIDILFNEIKEEKINLLGFSLGGYIASYFAITYPNRVKRVFMVAATPGATNEAEIERRKEKFAIIEKEGFGLSYEKALSLVEETNKNDEDLIQTIIDMFNDLGKNCFISQLTSTFYRKDLFEDLIHQDFPIWIFYSDNDRLLNKESLKRLITTTHNIKMIKREGSSHNIPLEAPFDFASNVKNWMNS; encoded by the coding sequence ATGAAAGAAAAGATTTATTTTATTCCAGGACTTATGACTGATGAAAGATTGTGGAAGCGGGTTATTCCTCTTTTAGAAAATGATTATGAAATAGTTCATGTTCCAATACCAAGAAGTGAAGATTTTGATGAAATAATTGATATTTTATTTAATGAAATAAAAGAGGAAAAGATAAATCTATTAGGATTTTCTCTAGGAGGATATATAGCTTCTTATTTTGCAATTACTTATCCAAATAGAGTAAAGAGAGTTTTTATGGTTGCAGCAACTCCTGGGGCTACAAATGAAGCTGAAATCGAAAGAAGAAAAGAGAAGTTTGCTATTATTGAAAAAGAGGGCTTTGGTTTAAGTTATGAAAAGGCTTTATCTTTAGTGGAAGAAACAAATAAAAATGATGAAGATTTGATACAAACAATCATTGATATGTTTAATGATTTAGGAAAAAATTGTTTTATTTCTCAACTTACATCTACTTTTTATAGAAAAGATTTATTTGAGGATTTAATACATCAAGATTTTCCAATTTGGATATTTTATAGTGACAATGACAGACTTTTAAATAAAGAGTCCTTAAAAAGACTAATAACTACAACTCATAATATAAAAATGATTAAAAGGGAAGGTTCAAGTCATAATATACCTTTAGAAGCACCTTTTGATTTTGCTTCTAATGTAAAAAATTGGATGAATTCTTGA
- the sfsA gene encoding DNA/RNA nuclease SfsA yields the protein MKFEELIHGKLIKRYKRFLADIILDNKEIITAHVPNSGAMTSCIEENCDVWVSFHDSEKRKLKYTLELTKIGENLICTNTNVANKIAVEAINNQTIKELQGYKSLKTEQKYGQSSRIDILLENENEKCFVEVKSVSLRIDDFLAFPDAVTSRGTKHLKELEEMVKLGHRAVMLYVIQRTDDLPFKLACQIDKKYCETFKEVTKNKVEVLVYQSSINLEDITIKNSSNFLH from the coding sequence ATGAAATTTGAAGAACTAATACACGGAAAACTAATAAAAAGATATAAAAGATTTTTAGCAGATATTATTTTAGATAATAAAGAAATAATTACAGCACATGTGCCAAATAGTGGAGCGATGACAAGCTGTATAGAAGAAAATTGTGATGTTTGGGTTAGCTTTCATGATAGTGAAAAAAGAAAACTGAAGTACACTTTAGAACTTACAAAAATTGGTGAAAACTTAATCTGTACCAATACAAATGTAGCAAATAAAATAGCTGTAGAAGCAATAAATAACCAAACAATAAAAGAGCTTCAAGGTTATAAATCTTTGAAAACTGAACAAAAATATGGACAAAGTAGTAGAATAGATATTTTGCTTGAAAATGAAAATGAAAAATGTTTTGTTGAAGTAAAAAGTGTAAGTTTAAGAATAGATGATTTTTTAGCCTTTCCTGATGCTGTTACTTCAAGGGGAACAAAACATCTAAAAGAGCTTGAAGAGATGGTTAAACTTGGGCATAGAGCTGTAATGTTATATGTTATTCAAAGAACTGATGATTTACCTTTTAAATTAGCTTGCCAAATTGATAAAAAATATTGTGAAACTTTTAAAGAAGTTACAAAAAACAAAGTTGAAGTTTTAGTTTATCAATCTAGCATAAATTTAGAAGATATTACAATCAAGAATTCATCCAATTTTTTACATTAG
- a CDS encoding acyltransferase family protein translates to MPNTLAPITLTDDISFATNIVIAVLLLVLFLTFKKSQHTDVFPISVTQELKGLGILTVVFAHFAYMKVTNPEFLFPLSIIAGVGVDLFLFMSGYGLTVGMLKKPMPTLDFYKRRVIKIFIPFWVALIIIFAADALFLGIFYPVPYMIQSVLGWFPTAIGFGDVNSPFWYITWMLMFYILFPLVFSVSKPWLSAIILAVIATVIGTYNPLDMGDNWLHRLHTVAFSMGIIAAWLLTESKDKENKLVKYLKEFRTNSNVSRYVLIALMFVIVVYMSLHTTANHWPKLTALLGKGFYVEQFTSIVIMLAFIVIFSLKKVDNKFLAIYGLYSFEVYLIHWPLMARYDIFFDYLPSWAAVIAWMIAFILVSMLLQKIVTPISSWVDKIAK, encoded by the coding sequence ATGCCGAACACTCTTGCACCAATCACACTAACGGATGACATATCATTTGCTACAAATATTGTTATCGCTGTTTTATTATTGGTTTTATTTCTTACATTTAAGAAATCTCAACATACAGATGTTTTTCCAATTTCTGTAACTCAAGAACTTAAAGGTTTAGGTATTTTAACAGTTGTTTTTGCACACTTTGCATATATGAAAGTTACAAATCCTGAGTTTCTTTTTCCTTTATCTATTATAGCTGGGGTTGGAGTTGACTTATTCCTTTTTATGTCTGGGTATGGTTTAACTGTGGGGATGTTAAAAAAACCAATGCCTACTTTAGATTTTTATAAAAGAAGAGTTATAAAAATCTTTATTCCATTTTGGGTTGCGTTGATTATTATTTTTGCTGCTGATGCATTATTTTTAGGAATTTTTTATCCAGTTCCTTACATGATACAATCAGTTTTAGGATGGTTCCCAACTGCTATTGGATTTGGAGATGTTAACTCACCATTTTGGTATATTACATGGATGTTGATGTTTTATATTCTGTTTCCACTTGTATTTAGTGTTAGTAAACCTTGGTTAAGTGCTATTATACTTGCTGTTATTGCTACAGTAATTGGTACTTATAATCCATTAGATATGGGTGATAATTGGCTTCATAGATTACATACAGTTGCTTTTTCTATGGGTATTATTGCTGCTTGGTTATTAACTGAATCAAAAGATAAAGAGAATAAACTTGTAAAATATTTAAAAGAGTTTAGAACAAATAGTAATGTTTCAAGATATGTACTAATAGCTTTAATGTTTGTAATAGTTGTTTATATGTCTTTACATACAACGGCAAATCATTGGCCTAAATTAACTGCACTTTTAGGAAAAGGTTTTTATGTTGAACAGTTTACTTCTATAGTTATTATGTTGGCATTTATTGTGATTTTCTCACTTAAAAAAGTTGATAATAAGTTTTTAGCTATTTATGGGCTTTATTCATTTGAAGTATATTTAATTCACTGGCCATTAATGGCAAGATATGATATCTTCTTTGATTATTTACCTTCTTGGGCAGCTGTTATTGCTTGGATGATTGCATTTATTCTTGTAAGTATGTTATTACAAAAAATTGTAACACCAATTAGTTCATGGGTTGATAAAATCGCAAAATAA
- a CDS encoding MBOAT family O-acyltransferase produces the protein MLFNSYEFLLVFLPLTFIVYFYLNSKKLITLSKIFLVLASLTFYSWWNVIYLPLILGSMIFNFYVGQFLGKNRTKQMLTFGIIGNVALLGYFKYTDFFIENFNWALNKDVELLHLALPLAISYFTFQQIAFLVDSYRGETKEYNFLNYALFITFFPQLLMGPIMHHKEIIPQFQTKWKSFIKWENVALGLFIFAIGLSKKTLIGDPLTDYAQYAFDNAQKLSMVEAWYASVSYVLSYYFDLSGYADMAIGIGKMFNINIPKNFNSPYKARNFADYWKRWHITLSRFLGDYIYKSLGGNKSLVWVMYLNIMITFFVSGFWHGAGWNFVVWGLLNGIFVVMAHMMKKANLEMNFYVAWFLMFFGLILTRILFVSNDFADAWYVTTTLFDISNLRFENLFYIDPYLQSFYIVLALYLALACKNSMEISENFKPNFKYIFYTVILLAASMFTFSSAKEFLYFQF, from the coding sequence TTGTTATTTAACTCTTATGAATTTTTATTGGTTTTTTTACCCCTTACATTTATTGTTTATTTTTATTTAAACTCAAAAAAACTTATAACTTTAAGCAAAATATTTTTAGTTCTTGCCTCATTAACTTTTTATTCTTGGTGGAATGTTATTTATCTTCCATTGATTTTAGGAAGTATGATTTTCAACTTTTACGTTGGGCAATTTTTAGGAAAAAACCGTACTAAACAGATGCTAACATTTGGAATTATTGGAAATGTTGCACTTTTAGGATACTTTAAATATACAGATTTTTTTATAGAAAATTTTAATTGGGCTTTAAATAAAGATGTGGAACTTCTTCATTTAGCACTTCCTCTTGCAATTAGTTATTTTACTTTTCAACAAATTGCATTTTTAGTTGATTCATATAGAGGTGAAACAAAAGAATACAATTTTTTAAATTATGCTTTATTTATTACTTTTTTCCCACAACTTCTAATGGGTCCAATTATGCACCACAAAGAGATTATTCCACAGTTTCAAACAAAGTGGAAATCTTTTATAAAATGGGAAAATGTAGCTTTAGGTCTATTTATTTTTGCTATTGGACTTTCAAAAAAAACACTAATTGGTGACCCTTTAACTGATTATGCTCAATATGCCTTTGATAATGCTCAAAAACTATCTATGGTTGAAGCTTGGTATGCTTCTGTTTCTTATGTATTATCTTACTATTTTGACCTTTCAGGATATGCTGATATGGCTATTGGTATTGGAAAAATGTTTAATATAAATATTCCAAAAAACTTCAACAGTCCATACAAAGCTAGAAATTTTGCTGACTATTGGAAAAGATGGCATATTACTCTTTCAAGATTTTTAGGTGATTATATTTACAAATCTTTAGGTGGAAATAAATCTTTAGTTTGGGTAATGTATCTAAATATAATGATTACATTTTTTGTATCTGGATTTTGGCATGGAGCTGGATGGAACTTCGTTGTTTGGGGATTATTAAATGGTATTTTTGTAGTTATGGCTCACATGATGAAAAAAGCAAATCTTGAAATGAATTTTTATGTAGCTTGGTTTTTGATGTTTTTTGGACTTATATTAACAAGAATTTTATTCGTTTCAAATGATTTTGCAGATGCTTGGTATGTAACAACTACACTTTTTGATATATCAAATTTAAGATTTGAAAATCTATTTTATATAGACCCATATTTACAAAGTTTTTATATAGTTTTAGCTTTATATTTAGCCCTTGCTTGTAAAAATAGTATGGAAATTTCAGAAAATTTCAAACCAAATTTTAAATATATTTTTTACACAGTAATTCTTTTAGCAGCTTCAATGTTCACTTTTTCAAGTGCAAAAGAATTTTTATATTTCCAATTTTAA
- a CDS encoding RluA family pseudouridine synthase, which translates to MPYIKKEFKTKKGIKIEEFLKELPIDLRLSLSLLEKGKISDEKNSRLQKNQILKSEFIYITIFEPITKGLKPIFETFHFAIFDKPSGLMVHPSSHQLNIYTLLDEIRYLYKEKGSLVHRIDTETSGLVLVAKNPFSDMVLKNMFEEKEYIKKYQAIVEGKITNSIEINSAITNDNGLIKLKMRVDEKGKESKTLINPIFYDEKNNQTQIEAIPQTGRQHQIRVHLESIAHRIIGDTLYGVDEKFADEFLKNKISEEKRLEISKASRLMLQANYLEFNFLDNIYKFKSLQKLIN; encoded by the coding sequence TTGCCGTATATAAAAAAAGAGTTCAAAACAAAAAAAGGTATTAAAATAGAAGAGTTTTTAAAAGAACTTCCTATAGATTTAAGACTTAGTTTATCACTTTTAGAAAAAGGCAAAATAAGTGATGAAAAAAACTCTCGACTTCAGAAAAATCAAATCCTAAAATCAGAATTTATTTATATAACTATTTTTGAACCAATAACAAAAGGATTAAAACCTATATTTGAAACTTTTCATTTTGCTATTTTTGACAAACCAAGTGGTTTGATGGTTCATCCCTCTTCTCATCAACTAAATATTTATACCCTTTTAGATGAAATTAGATACCTTTATAAAGAAAAAGGTTCATTAGTTCACAGAATTGATACTGAAACTTCAGGTTTAGTTTTAGTTGCTAAAAATCCTTTTAGTGATATGGTTTTAAAAAATATGTTTGAAGAAAAAGAGTATATAAAAAAATATCAAGCTATAGTTGAAGGAAAAATCACAAATAGTATAGAAATAAACTCCGCAATTACAAATGATAATGGGCTAATAAAACTAAAAATGAGAGTTGATGAAAAAGGAAAAGAGTCAAAAACTCTTATCAATCCTATTTTTTATGATGAAAAAAACAATCAAACACAAATAGAAGCAATCCCACAAACAGGAAGACAACATCAAATCAGAGTTCATTTAGAATCAATTGCTCATAGAATCATAGGAGATACACTTTATGGAGTTGATGAAAAATTTGCTGATGAGTTTTTGAAAAACAAAATTTCAGAAGAAAAAAGATTGGAAATTTCAAAAGCTTCAAGACTAATGCTACAAGCTAATTATTTAGAATTTAATTTTTTAGATAATATTTATAAATTCAAATCTTTACAAAAACTTATAAATTAA